The genomic stretch ACGATCGCCTCGGCCACTGCCTCGGGCGTGGTCGCGAGGGGTGCGTCGCCCAGGCCCTCGGTCATCTTCGACCGGACGAAGCCCGGCCGGACGACGAGGACGGAGACACCGCTGCCGACCAGGGAGTCGGCCAGCCCGGAGTAGAAGGCGTCCAGCCCGGCCTTCGTGGAGCCGTAGACGAAGTTGGACGCCCGCGGCCGCTCTCCCGCCACCGAGGAGAGTGCGACGATCACCCCGTGGCCCTGGCGGCGCAGCTGGTTGGCCAGCTCCGTGCCCACCACGGTCGGGGCGACGTAGTTCACCTGCGCCAGCCGGGCCACCGCGGTGGCGTCACTGCGCAGCTGGTCGGCGTCCCCCAGCAGCCCGAAGGCCACCACGGCCACGTCGATGTCTCCCCCGGCCGCCACCTCGGCGACCATCCGGGCCGGGGAGGACGGCTCGTCGGCATCGAAGTCGACGACCTGCACGGTGGCGCCGGCTGCGGTCAGCTCGGCAGCCACCGCGCTGCGGCGCGGGGTGTCCCGGGCAGCGACGATCACCCGCAGCGGCCGCTCGGACAGGTACCGGCGGGCGGTGGCCACCGCGATGTCGGAGGTGCCGCCGACGAGCAGCAGGGAACTGGGCGAGCCGAGCGCGTCGATCACAGTGCGAGCCTCCGGGCCAGGTCGGACATGAACACGCCGGCCGGGTCGACCTGCTTGCGCACGGCCCGGAAGTCGTCGAGCCGGTCGTACATCTTCTCGAAGGTCTCCGGACGCACCCGGGAGTCCTTGGCCAGGTAGGTGCGTCCCTCGGCGGCGATGACCACCTCGTCGA from Modestobacter roseus encodes the following:
- a CDS encoding decaprenylphospho-beta-D-erythro-pentofuranosid-2-ulose 2-reductase — its product is MIDALGSPSSLLLVGGTSDIAVATARRYLSERPLRVIVAARDTPRRSAVAAELTAAGATVQVVDFDADEPSSPARMVAEVAAGGDIDVAVVAFGLLGDADQLRSDATAVARLAQVNYVAPTVVGTELANQLRRQGHGVIVALSSVAGERPRASNFVYGSTKAGLDAFYSGLADSLVGSGVSVLVVRPGFVRSKMTEGLGDAPLATTPEAVAEAIVSGIRSGRHTVWVPGLMRVVMSVLRHVPRPVFRRLPI